The window CCGGTGGCGATCGGGACGGCCGCGCAGACGACCCCGGGGGAGTATTCGCGCAGGTCGAACACGGGCGCCCCCGGAGCGACCGCGTCCAGGGCACTGAACAGCACCCGGCTGTCGGTGATGGTCCTCGGGGTGAGCCGCGCGGGCCGGTGCCGGGCCACGTGGTCGGCCCGGCGGTCGTGGTCGAGCTGGGTCAGCAGGCACTTGCCGACCGCGCTGGCGTGCGCGGCGGCCCGGAAGTCGACCCACTCCCGCACCGGCGGGGTCGCGGGCCCGTCCGCCATCTGCGTGATCCGGACCTCGCCCTCGGCGTACCGGCTGAGGTAGACCGCGGCGCGCGCACTGTCCCGGGCCAGTGCCAGCGTGCGCTGGAGCTGCCCGGCCAGGCCGTGCCCGCCGGGGGCGGCGAGCCGTTCCAGGGCGGGGCCGCGCCCGTACACCCCGAGGGCCGGGCGCACCGCGTACTCCTCCTCGCACAACATCGCCACCAGGGGCCGCAGTTCCGCTTCGCCGAGGCCGGACTCCCGGGCGAGCCGGTCAGCCCGCACCCCCAGCGGGTGCCGCTCCAGGACGCGTACGACGGCCAGGGCGCGGCGGGCCTCCGCCATGGCCTGCCCGGTCCCGGCCCGGCCGGGGGTCCCGCGGGCCGCCGCCGTCAGCGCGGGGTGGCGCAGCGGCCCCGCGGCCGGCCGCAGCGCGGCCACCGTCGGCGCCGGGACCGAGGCCGACACGGTGACGGGCGGCGGCAGGAAAGAGGCCAGCACCCCGGACAGCCCAGGCCTGGGCAGCGGCACCGGTCCCAGGTCGGGATCCTCGAATTGGTCGACGTGGCGCAGCACGGCCGCCTGCGCGCACAGCCGGACCTCCCGCAGATCCCGCCGCCCGCCCGGCCGGAAGCCGCGCCGGCCCAGCTCGCGCGCCCAGTGCCGGGCGTCGTGGTGCTCGCCGCGGCGGGAGTGGTCGAGGAAGAGGCAGTACGCCGCCGCCGAGGTCCGCGGGCTGCCGGACCCGGCGGCGAACTGCCACCAGAAGCGCGCCCCTTCGCGCAGCCCGGCCAGGTACAGCAGACAGCCGAAGACGACGGCCCCGGCCAGGTCGGTGCGGCCGTCGGAGAGGAAGGAGTCGAGGTGCGCCCCTGCCTTCGGTGCGCACGCGGAGGCCAGGCAGACGGCCTTGAGGTCGCGCCGGGCCCGTTCGGCGTCGAGCGGGCAGTCCCGGGCGGGGTCGCTCCAGCCGTGCACCGACCGCCGCCGGGTGCGGTGTCCGGGGGCGGAAGCCGAGACGGAGGCGGGGGCGTGCGGTGTGGCCCGCAGCAGCCGGGCCTCGGCCGCGCCGAGGTCGTAGTGCGGGTAGCGGTCGCGGACGCCCGCCCGGGCGAGGAGCTCGGCCAGGGAGCGGGGGATCGGGTCGCCCTCCTGCCGCTCCTGCCGTTCGTGGCGCCTCATGATCCGGCTGATTCGGGTGAAGCGGCGGACGTGTCGAGCAGGCGGGCGAGCCGCCGGTGGGCCTGCCCGAGGTAGGAGCGGACCGTGGCCTCGTCGACGCCCATCACGGCGGCGGCCTCACCGGGGGTGCACTGGAGCCCGTACCGCAGGAGGACGGCGTCCCGCTGGCGCTCGGCGAGCCGGGAGACGGCGGAGTAGAAGCGGATGGTGTCGGTCAGCACCTCGTACTGATCGGCGTGGGCCTCTGTGAGGGCGGCTTCGAAGGCGCTGATGTCCGTCGGCTCGGGCCGCTGCTGCCAGGGGTGGCGCCGGCGCTGCCGGTCGATCAGGCACTGCTTGAGGACGGCCCAGGCGTAGGCGTCCAGGCGGTCCATGTGGAGCATCCGCAGCCACTCGCCCATGATCGAGTCGAAGGTGGCGTCCACCGCCTCCTCCGCCGCCGCGTCGGAGCCCAGCTGCAGATACGCGAAGCGCATGTACGCGGGCCGCCGGTTCGCGTGGAAGGCCCAGTACGACAGGCGCGCCGTCGGGTCCCACTGGCTCATGGGAGTCGGCCGCCGACGCCGGCTCGGTAGTCCCACGGCCCCACCGGACTCCTCCGGTCCGCCATCGTTCACCGCTCCACCTCATCCCCTGTGCGCTGAACAGGAAAGCAGCGAGGGCGCACTCGGAGGG is drawn from Streptomyces sp. NBC_01232 and contains these coding sequences:
- a CDS encoding RNA polymerase sigma factor; the protein is MSQWDPTARLSYWAFHANRRPAYMRFAYLQLGSDAAAEEAVDATFDSIMGEWLRMLHMDRLDAYAWAVLKQCLIDRQRRRHPWQQRPEPTDISAFEAALTEAHADQYEVLTDTIRFYSAVSRLAERQRDAVLLRYGLQCTPGEAAAVMGVDEATVRSYLGQAHRRLARLLDTSAASPESAGS